In Thunnus thynnus chromosome 13, fThuThy2.1, whole genome shotgun sequence, the following proteins share a genomic window:
- the pou4f3 gene encoding POU domain, class 4, transcription factor 3, whose protein sequence is MMTMNGKQHFSMHPALHEPKYPGLHSGSEGMRRVCLPAPQLQGNIFGGFDESLLARAEALAAADSIVSHGKSHPFKPDVTYHTMSSVPCTSASSSSSTTVPISHVPSTIASHHHHHHHHLGQTLEAGDLLDHLSTSLAVTGMGAPEPPGMTPAHHHQHPHHHLQTMGQLHQAMANMAHPHSLSVHGGMACVNDVESDPRELEAFAERFKQRRIKLGVTQADVGSALANLKIPGVGSLSQSTICRFESLTLSHNNMIALKPVLQAWLEEAEAAYREKSNKPDLFNGNERKRKRTSIAAPEKRSLEAYFAIQPRPSSEKIAAIAEKLDLKKNVVRVWFCNQRQKQKRMKYSAVH, encoded by the exons ATGATGACCATGAACGGCAAGCAGCATTTCTCCATGCACCCGGCCCTGCACGAGCCCAAGTATCCCGGCCTGCACTCAGGCTCGGAGGGCATGCGCAGAGTCTGTCTGCCCGCCCCGCAG CTGCAGGGCAATATATTCGGAGGCTTTGATGAGAGCCTGCTGGCACGGGCAGAGGCTCTGGCGGCTGCTGACAGCATTGTCTCTCACGGAAAGAGTCACCCGTTCAAACCAGACGTGACTTACCATACCATGAGCAGTGTCCCCTGCACCTcagcctcctcttcttcctccaccaCCGTGCCCATCTCCCATGTACCCTCCACCATCgcctcccaccaccaccaccaccaccaccacctcggACAGACCCTGGAGGCCGGGGACCTACTGGACCACCTCTCCACCAGCCTGGCCGTGACCGGGATGGGTGCTCCGGAGCCTCCCGGGATGACGCCGGCgcaccaccaccagcaccctCACCACCACCTGCAGACCATGGGGCAGCTGCACCAGGCGATGGCCAACATGGCCCACCCTCACTCCCTGTCCGTGCACGGCGGCATGGCGTGCGTCAACGACGTAGAGTCGGATCCCAGGGAGCTGGAAGCCTTCGCCGAGCGGTTCAAGCAGAGGAGGATCAAACTCGGTGTGACCCAAGCGGACGTCGGGTCGGCGCTGGCCAACCTCAAGATCCCCGGAGTGGGGTCATTGAGCCAGAGCACCATCTGCAGGTTCGAGTCCCTCACCTTGTCCCACAACAACATGATAGCGCTCAAGCCAGTTCTCCAGGCCTGGCTGGAGGAAGCCGAGGCTGCGTATCGGGAGAAAAGCAACAAGCCGGACCTTTTCAACGGGAACGAGAGGAAAAGAAAGCGCACTTCCATCGCCGCGCCGGAGAAACGCTCTCTGGAGGCTTACTTTGCCATCCAGCCGCGGCCCTCCTCGGAAAAAATTGCGGCCATCGCCGAAAAACTGGACCTGAAAAAGAATGTGGTTCGAGTGTGGTTTTGCAACCAGCGGCAAAAACAGAAACGAATGAAATACTCTGCGGTGCACTGA
- the rbm27 gene encoding RNA-binding protein 27 isoform X2 yields the protein MIIENVEALKSWLAKLLEPICDADPSALANYVVALVKKDKPEKELKALCADQLDVFLQKETIGFVDKLFECLTTKNYLGNPAAKEAPKEEIKPPAVKSDVVEAETPEEERENRRRRSPLRNRSDFNESRSRDDRRRDERKRRDFDRHGKSGGDSHRERERHERRRGSPRGRSYSRSRSRSRSRSGSRGKSRDREHRGGRDFKSKFEVERKDTDGYNSSTTTGSQQQQQQQQQQQQQQHPSPLLPLPTPPHPFSSSSSAGVSGGIPVATPAHMPDSTTDSWSGYYGAQRQDNVGKPFSNKNASLKQRCRDYDEKGFCVRGDLCPFDHGNDPLIVDDVNLPSMIPFPPPPVMTPAGLPMPPITEPPPSLRIPPMPPYGQPPPPGVFPMTDNYDPEGYNPESPGLTAAGRNQYRQFIPRVQTQRSNLIGLTSNEGQGSRAANIVIQTEPATTASTPGSNVSRFNTEQDNRKRTMGSTTAEGPAAKKPWMEKPNFNNQHKSSFPKRNHYVNTKLEVRKIPRELNNITKLNEHFSKFGTIVNIQVVFGGDPEAALIQYTKNEEARRAISSTEAVLNNRFIRVYWHREPGTNTAGLQQQEQSSGSQVTGSVPNQGPQHSNVHKGIKQHNPAAYVLNKTVPKHRLPAAAGTTATTKPDSLNPNTDAVTGAPALTNTQKGPYTSTALKSSSKSLGKTGKALEAQEVLKKKQEALKLQQDMRKKKQEMLKTQIECQKALINRLEKNRGMKPAERDNIMKTLKELTEKIAQLQNEMNPASQVSSAKPNHNQTKTKTDAQKELLDAELDFHKKMSSGEDTTDLKRKLGQLQVEATRLGLIRPPAGRGRGRGKMALEPGAMHVGRGRGRSREMMARGGAVNRMVVDHRPRALAILGVTQEEKEELMPHFVKFGEIEDLRDQDANSVVMTFKTRSEAENAANQGAKFKGRVLQISWYKPKTPSVTTEPEEEEAKDEDNTKEASSYMPGEEEEEEEEEDDDEDDEYESRSWRR from the exons ATGATTATAGAGAATGTGGAAGCCTTGAAGTCGTGGCTGGCAAAACTCCTGGAGCCAAT atgTGATGCTGACCCCTCTGCATTAGCCAACTATGTTGTGGCGCTTGTGAAGAAGGACAAACCGGAGAAGGAGCTAAAAGCACTCTGTGCTGATCAGCTTGATGTCTTCCTACAAAAAG AGACAATAGGATTTGTCGATAAACTTTTTGAATGTTTGACAACCAAGAACTACCTGGGAAATCCTGCTGCCAAGGAAGCTCCTAAAGAGGAGATAAAACCACCTGCAGTCAAATCTGATGTTGTGGAG GCTGAAActccagaggaggagagagaaaacaggcGAAGGAGAAGTCCTCTGAGAAACCGCTCTGACTTCAACGAGTCCAG GAGCCGCGACGACAGGAGGCGAGATGAGCGCAAGCGCCGTGACTTCGATCGGCATGGGAAAAGCGGTGGCGACTCCCACCGCGAGCGGGAGCGCCATGAGCGACGCAGGGGCAGCCCCCGTGGGAGGAGCTACAGCCGCAGCCGGAGCCGCAGCCGGAGCAGGAGTGGCAGCCGAGGAAAGAGCAGGGACAGGGAGcacagaggaggcagag ACTTCAAGTCAAAGTTTGAGGTAGAAAGGAAGGATACCGACGGCTACAACTCTTCCACCACAACCGgctcccagcagcagcagcagcagcagcaacagcagcagcagcagcagcacccgTCGCCTCTCCTGCCCCTGCCCACACCTCCGCACCCCTTCTCCTCTTCGTCCTCTGCTGGAGTCTCAGGAGGCATTCCTGTAGCAACACCGGCTCACATGCCTGATAGCACTACAGACAGCTGGTCTGGCTACTATGGCGCACAGAGGCAAGATAATGTTGGCAAGCCATTCAGCAACAAGAACGCGTCACTCAAACAGCGTTGCAGGGATTACGATG AAAAAGGATTTTGTGTCCGTGGTGACCTTTGCCCATTTGACCACGGCAATGACCCTCTCATCGTCGATGATGTCAATCTACCAAGCATGATTCCGTTCCCGCCCCCACCTGTAATGACTCCCGCCGGCCTGCCCATGCCCCCGATCACTGAGCCACCCCCTTCCCTCAGGATACCTCCGATGCCCCCGTACGGCCAGCCACCACCACCGGGTGTCTTCCCCATGACTG aTAACTATGATCCAGAGGGCTATAATCCAGAATCCCCAGGCCTGACGGCAGCAGGTCGTAACCAGTACCGTCAGTTCATTCCTCGCGTGCAGACCCAGCGCTCTAACCTCATCGGCCTCACCTCCAATGAAGGACAAGGCTCCAGAG CTGCCAACATAGTGATCCAGACAGAGCCTGCCACTACAGCCAGCACTCCTGGAAGTAATGTGTCCCGTTTCAACACGGAGCAGGACAATAGGAAGAGAACCATGGGATCCACTACAGCCGAAGGACCAGCAGCTAAAAAACCCTGGATGGAAAA GCCAAACTTCAACAACCAACATAAGAGCAGTTTTCCCAAGAGGAATCACTATGTGAACACTAAGCTTGAGGTGCGCAAGATCCCACGTGAGCTCAACAACATCACCAAGCTCAACGAGCACTTCAGCAAGTTTGGAACCATCGTCAATATCCAG GTGGTGTTTGGCGGAGACCCAGAGGCAGCATTGATCCAGTACACAAAGAACGAAGAAGCCAGACGGGCCATATCCAGCACAGAGGCGGTCCTCAACAACCGCTTCATCCGTGTGTACTGGCACCGCGAGCCCGGCACGAACACCGCAGGGCttcagcagcaggagcagagcTCGGGGAGCCAGGTGACAGGTTCAGTGCCTAACCAGGGGCCGCAGCACAGCAACGTGCACAAG GGTATCAAGCAGCACAATCCAGCTGCCTACGTGTTGAACAAGACTGTGCCCAAGCATCGCCTGCCAGCAGCAGCTGGGACCACAGCTACAACCAAGCCAGACAGCCTGAACCCCAACACAGACGCTGTCACT GGGGCGCCTGCACTGACAAACACCCAGAAGGGCCCCTACACTTCCACAGCGCTCAAGTCGTCCTCAAAGAGCCTTGGGAAAACGGGAAAAGCACTTGAAGCACAGGAAGTCCTAAAGAAGAAACAG gaGGCATTAAAACTCCAGCAGGACATGAGAAAGAAGAAGCAAGAGATGTTAAAGACACAGATTGAGTGTCAGAAG GCGTTGATAAACCGTCTTGAGAAGAACCGAGGGATGAAACCTGCGGAAAGAGACAACATCATGAAGACGCTGAAAGAGCTGACGGAAAAGATCGCCCAGCTGCAGAATGAAATGAACCCCGCCTCCCAGGTCTCCAGTGCCAAACCCAACCACAACCAGACCAAGACCAAGACTGAT GCCCAGAAGGAACTACTGGATGCTGAGCTGGACTTTCACAAGAAGATGAGCTCTGGAGAGGACACAACAGACCTGAAGAGAAAACTGGGACAGCTACAGGTGGAG GCGACACGACTAGGTCTCATTCGGCCCCCAGCGGGTCGAGGTCGGGGCCGAGGGAAGATGGCGCTGGAGCCCGGCGCGATGCATGTCGGCCGCGGCAGGGGCCGAAGCCGGGAGATGATGGCTCGCGGCGGGGCCGTGAACCGCATGGTTGTAGACCACAGACCCAGAGCCTTGGCTATTCTAGGTGTCACtcaggaggagaaggaagagctAATGCCGCACTTTGTG AAATTTGGTGAGATTGAGGATCTTCGTGACCAGGACGCCAACAGTGTCGTCATGACCTTTAAGACACGAAGCGAAGCAGAGAAT GCAGCCAACCAGGGAGCTAAGTTCAAAGGTCGAGTGCTGCAGATTTCCTGGTACAAGCCCAAGACGCCTTCTGTCACAACAGAgccagaggaggaagaggctaAAGACGAGGACAATACG AAGGAAGCTAGCTCTTATATGCCtggcgaggaggaggaagaagaagaggaggaggatgacgaTGAAGACGACGAGTATGAGAGCCGATCTTGGAGACGATGA
- the rbm27 gene encoding RNA-binding protein 27 isoform X1 encodes MIIENVEALKSWLAKLLEPICDADPSALANYVVALVKKDKPEKELKALCADQLDVFLQKETIGFVDKLFECLTTKNYLGNPAAKEAPKEEIKPPAVKSDVVEAETPEEERENRRRRSPLRNRSDFNESRSRDDRRRDERKRRDFDRHGKSGGDSHRERERHERRRGSPRGRSYSRSRSRSRSRSGSRGKSRDREHRGGRDFKSKFEVERKDTDGYNSSTTTGSQQQQQQQQQQQQQQHPSPLLPLPTPPHPFSSSSSAGVSGGIPVATPAHMPDSTTDSWSGYYGAQRQDNVGKPFSNKNASLKQRCRDYDEKGFCVRGDLCPFDHGNDPLIVDDVNLPSMIPFPPPPVMTPAGLPMPPITEPPPSLRIPPMPPYGQPPPPGVFPMTGPPLIATSGIDTPSHQSAIASSPPIGPPGVGMPPTLPPPPPPPCSSSSVSLRPQYVQSEYNYDPEGYNPESPGLTAAGRNQYRQFIPRVQTQRSNLIGLTSNEGQGSRAANIVIQTEPATTASTPGSNVSRFNTEQDNRKRTMGSTTAEGPAAKKPWMEKPNFNNQHKSSFPKRNHYVNTKLEVRKIPRELNNITKLNEHFSKFGTIVNIQVVFGGDPEAALIQYTKNEEARRAISSTEAVLNNRFIRVYWHREPGTNTAGLQQQEQSSGSQVTGSVPNQGPQHSNVHKGIKQHNPAAYVLNKTVPKHRLPAAAGTTATTKPDSLNPNTDAVTGAPALTNTQKGPYTSTALKSSSKSLGKTGKALEAQEVLKKKQEALKLQQDMRKKKQEMLKTQIECQKALINRLEKNRGMKPAERDNIMKTLKELTEKIAQLQNEMNPASQVSSAKPNHNQTKTKTDAQKELLDAELDFHKKMSSGEDTTDLKRKLGQLQVEATRLGLIRPPAGRGRGRGKMALEPGAMHVGRGRGRSREMMARGGAVNRMVVDHRPRALAILGVTQEEKEELMPHFVKFGEIEDLRDQDANSVVMTFKTRSEAENAANQGAKFKGRVLQISWYKPKTPSVTTEPEEEEAKDEDNTKEASSYMPGEEEEEEEEEDDDEDDEYESRSWRR; translated from the exons ATGATTATAGAGAATGTGGAAGCCTTGAAGTCGTGGCTGGCAAAACTCCTGGAGCCAAT atgTGATGCTGACCCCTCTGCATTAGCCAACTATGTTGTGGCGCTTGTGAAGAAGGACAAACCGGAGAAGGAGCTAAAAGCACTCTGTGCTGATCAGCTTGATGTCTTCCTACAAAAAG AGACAATAGGATTTGTCGATAAACTTTTTGAATGTTTGACAACCAAGAACTACCTGGGAAATCCTGCTGCCAAGGAAGCTCCTAAAGAGGAGATAAAACCACCTGCAGTCAAATCTGATGTTGTGGAG GCTGAAActccagaggaggagagagaaaacaggcGAAGGAGAAGTCCTCTGAGAAACCGCTCTGACTTCAACGAGTCCAG GAGCCGCGACGACAGGAGGCGAGATGAGCGCAAGCGCCGTGACTTCGATCGGCATGGGAAAAGCGGTGGCGACTCCCACCGCGAGCGGGAGCGCCATGAGCGACGCAGGGGCAGCCCCCGTGGGAGGAGCTACAGCCGCAGCCGGAGCCGCAGCCGGAGCAGGAGTGGCAGCCGAGGAAAGAGCAGGGACAGGGAGcacagaggaggcagag ACTTCAAGTCAAAGTTTGAGGTAGAAAGGAAGGATACCGACGGCTACAACTCTTCCACCACAACCGgctcccagcagcagcagcagcagcagcaacagcagcagcagcagcagcacccgTCGCCTCTCCTGCCCCTGCCCACACCTCCGCACCCCTTCTCCTCTTCGTCCTCTGCTGGAGTCTCAGGAGGCATTCCTGTAGCAACACCGGCTCACATGCCTGATAGCACTACAGACAGCTGGTCTGGCTACTATGGCGCACAGAGGCAAGATAATGTTGGCAAGCCATTCAGCAACAAGAACGCGTCACTCAAACAGCGTTGCAGGGATTACGATG AAAAAGGATTTTGTGTCCGTGGTGACCTTTGCCCATTTGACCACGGCAATGACCCTCTCATCGTCGATGATGTCAATCTACCAAGCATGATTCCGTTCCCGCCCCCACCTGTAATGACTCCCGCCGGCCTGCCCATGCCCCCGATCACTGAGCCACCCCCTTCCCTCAGGATACCTCCGATGCCCCCGTACGGCCAGCCACCACCACCGGGTGTCTTCCCCATGACTG GACCTCCACTGATAGCAACCAGTGGAATTGATACCCCCAGCCACCAATCGGCAATCGCTTCTTCTCCTCCTATTGGACCGCCTGGCGTAGGGATGCCGcctactcttcctcctcctccacctcctccctgcTCGTCTTCATCTGTGTCACTTCGTCCCCAATATGTCCAGTCTGAAT aTAACTATGATCCAGAGGGCTATAATCCAGAATCCCCAGGCCTGACGGCAGCAGGTCGTAACCAGTACCGTCAGTTCATTCCTCGCGTGCAGACCCAGCGCTCTAACCTCATCGGCCTCACCTCCAATGAAGGACAAGGCTCCAGAG CTGCCAACATAGTGATCCAGACAGAGCCTGCCACTACAGCCAGCACTCCTGGAAGTAATGTGTCCCGTTTCAACACGGAGCAGGACAATAGGAAGAGAACCATGGGATCCACTACAGCCGAAGGACCAGCAGCTAAAAAACCCTGGATGGAAAA GCCAAACTTCAACAACCAACATAAGAGCAGTTTTCCCAAGAGGAATCACTATGTGAACACTAAGCTTGAGGTGCGCAAGATCCCACGTGAGCTCAACAACATCACCAAGCTCAACGAGCACTTCAGCAAGTTTGGAACCATCGTCAATATCCAG GTGGTGTTTGGCGGAGACCCAGAGGCAGCATTGATCCAGTACACAAAGAACGAAGAAGCCAGACGGGCCATATCCAGCACAGAGGCGGTCCTCAACAACCGCTTCATCCGTGTGTACTGGCACCGCGAGCCCGGCACGAACACCGCAGGGCttcagcagcaggagcagagcTCGGGGAGCCAGGTGACAGGTTCAGTGCCTAACCAGGGGCCGCAGCACAGCAACGTGCACAAG GGTATCAAGCAGCACAATCCAGCTGCCTACGTGTTGAACAAGACTGTGCCCAAGCATCGCCTGCCAGCAGCAGCTGGGACCACAGCTACAACCAAGCCAGACAGCCTGAACCCCAACACAGACGCTGTCACT GGGGCGCCTGCACTGACAAACACCCAGAAGGGCCCCTACACTTCCACAGCGCTCAAGTCGTCCTCAAAGAGCCTTGGGAAAACGGGAAAAGCACTTGAAGCACAGGAAGTCCTAAAGAAGAAACAG gaGGCATTAAAACTCCAGCAGGACATGAGAAAGAAGAAGCAAGAGATGTTAAAGACACAGATTGAGTGTCAGAAG GCGTTGATAAACCGTCTTGAGAAGAACCGAGGGATGAAACCTGCGGAAAGAGACAACATCATGAAGACGCTGAAAGAGCTGACGGAAAAGATCGCCCAGCTGCAGAATGAAATGAACCCCGCCTCCCAGGTCTCCAGTGCCAAACCCAACCACAACCAGACCAAGACCAAGACTGAT GCCCAGAAGGAACTACTGGATGCTGAGCTGGACTTTCACAAGAAGATGAGCTCTGGAGAGGACACAACAGACCTGAAGAGAAAACTGGGACAGCTACAGGTGGAG GCGACACGACTAGGTCTCATTCGGCCCCCAGCGGGTCGAGGTCGGGGCCGAGGGAAGATGGCGCTGGAGCCCGGCGCGATGCATGTCGGCCGCGGCAGGGGCCGAAGCCGGGAGATGATGGCTCGCGGCGGGGCCGTGAACCGCATGGTTGTAGACCACAGACCCAGAGCCTTGGCTATTCTAGGTGTCACtcaggaggagaaggaagagctAATGCCGCACTTTGTG AAATTTGGTGAGATTGAGGATCTTCGTGACCAGGACGCCAACAGTGTCGTCATGACCTTTAAGACACGAAGCGAAGCAGAGAAT GCAGCCAACCAGGGAGCTAAGTTCAAAGGTCGAGTGCTGCAGATTTCCTGGTACAAGCCCAAGACGCCTTCTGTCACAACAGAgccagaggaggaagaggctaAAGACGAGGACAATACG AAGGAAGCTAGCTCTTATATGCCtggcgaggaggaggaagaagaagaggaggaggatgacgaTGAAGACGACGAGTATGAGAGCCGATCTTGGAGACGATGA